The following proteins come from a genomic window of Bacteroidales bacterium:
- a CDS encoding gliding motility-associated C-terminal domain-containing protein: MKNYFLSAIFFLSSFIAIAQTNLVINYSFEVSDAFCNTGIFLSYSSSPPWRAPTLGSPDLFKNCAPNPYYKSPKNWVGYQKPRTDSSYAGICLYWPPPQSQNPCITPNYAREYLQGKLQSKLEANKKYCVSFYVSLSDSSAWASDDIGIYLSSTKVSDTTITSNSACKNFPYIPQIVNPKANIITDTVNWVLIKGIYTAQGGEEYLTIGNFAGDTIDILQVNWETQTYKYSYYYIDDVSVIEIAEAEAGQNKTICRGESAVLTASGGGLYAWSGGQSAGSITVSPTANTTYFVTATDTICGCTSRDSVVISVVGWQLAVGSSKSAICNGESVTLTANGGVSYTWSGGLGAGSTVVVSPNVNTTYTVTGTDSAGCSGTASASVAVFSSQFSVFSFKSNLCNGESAVLTASGGVNYAWSGGQSAESITVSPVANTVYRVTVTDSCSYSQTLQTEIKVKECKTNLEVPNVVTPNEDNINDVFRVNYTGEFESFSVKIFNRWGVKMFESKNINFTWDARTNSGYVILDGTYYYIISATGKDGKEWEMHGAVTIIR; this comes from the coding sequence ATGAAAAATTACTTTCTTTCAGCAATATTCTTTCTTTCTTCTTTTATTGCTATTGCTCAAACTAATTTAGTTATTAATTATAGTTTCGAAGTAAGCGATGCGTTTTGTAATACTGGAATATTTCTAAGTTATTCAAGTTCTCCCCCATGGAGAGCACCTACTTTGGGTTCACCTGATTTATTTAAAAATTGTGCTCCTAATCCTTATTATAAATCCCCAAAAAATTGGGTTGGATATCAAAAACCAAGAACAGATAGCTCTTATGCAGGAATATGTTTGTATTGGCCCCCCCCACAATCACAAAATCCATGTATTACTCCTAACTACGCAAGAGAATATTTGCAAGGGAAATTACAAAGTAAGTTAGAAGCAAATAAAAAATATTGTGTGAGTTTTTATGTGAGTTTATCAGATAGCTCAGCGTGGGCATCTGATGATATAGGAATATATTTATCAAGCACAAAAGTATCGGATACAACAATTACAAGCAATTCGGCTTGTAAAAACTTTCCTTATATTCCACAGATTGTAAACCCTAAAGCAAATATAATAACAGATACGGTAAACTGGGTGCTCATAAAAGGGATTTATACCGCACAGGGTGGAGAGGAATATTTAACAATAGGTAATTTTGCAGGTGATACAATAGATATCTTACAGGTAAATTGGGAAACACAAACATACAAATACTCATATTACTACATAGATGATGTATCAGTAATAGAGATAGCCGAAGCAGAGGCAGGGCAAAACAAAACAATATGCAGAGGGGAGAGCGCGGTGCTTACAGCAAGCGGAGGAGGTTTATATGCGTGGAGCGGAGGGCAGAGTGCAGGGAGTATAACAGTGTCGCCAACAGCAAATACAACTTATTTTGTAACTGCAACGGATACAATTTGCGGGTGTACAAGCAGGGATAGTGTTGTGATTTCAGTTGTTGGTTGGCAGTTGGCAGTTGGCAGTAGTAAAAGTGCTATTTGCAATGGTGAGAGTGTAACATTAACAGCAAACGGAGGGGTGAGTTATACGTGGAGCGGAGGGCTTGGAGCAGGGAGTACGGTAGTTGTGAGTCCGAATGTTAATACAACTTATACTGTTACGGGAACGGATTCGGCTGGGTGCAGCGGAACGGCGAGTGCAAGTGTGGCAGTTTTCAGTTCTCAGTTTTCAGTTTTCAGTTTTAAAAGCAATTTATGTAATGGGGAAAGTGCGGTACTTACTGCAAGTGGCGGGGTAAACTATGCTTGGAGCGGAGGGCAGAGCGCAGAGAGTATAACAGTAAGCCCTGTTGCAAATACTGTTTACAGGGTTACTGTAACGGATAGTTGCAGTTATTCGCAAACACTGCAAACAGAAATAAAAGTAAAAGAATGTAAAACAAACCTCGAAGTCCCCAACGTAGTAACCCCAAATGAAGATAATATAAATGATGTTTTCAGAGTAAATTACACAGGAGAGTTTGAGAGTTTCAGCGTAAAAATATTTAACCGCTGGGGAGTAAAAATGTTCGAATCTAAGAATATAAATTTTACATGGGATGCAAGAACAAATTCGGGATATGTTATTCTTGATGGAACATACTACTACATTATTTCAGCAACGGGAAAAGATGGGAAGGAGTGGGAGATGCACGGGGCGGTAACTATTATTAGGTAA